From the genome of Verrucomicrobiia bacterium, one region includes:
- a CDS encoding polysaccharide deacetylase family protein: MKRTLTLALGIGLVATTGFSADQRSLAERLGYQATDKILIVNGDDAGMCHAANLATIESLEKGAMRSATLMVPCPWFPEMAAYARQHPESSFGIHLCHTSEWIKYRWGPVADRRLVPGLLDPDGYLWHEVEDVYQHAQPEEALIEGRAQIKKALAAGVDVTHLDSHMGTLQLNPDYVKVYVQLGREFDLPLRMASQKTLARFGHPDLRAQIAAQGILFTDDFVYEELPEEKNGVKEFWLRIVKNLKPGVTELFIHAALPTDELKAITGSWATRAAQYEVFTHDADMQRLLQENNIILMGYRPIRELQRAERRSANAK; this comes from the coding sequence ATGAAACGTACCCTCACTCTGGCTCTCGGCATTGGCCTGGTCGCCACAACCGGATTCAGCGCCGACCAGCGTTCGCTGGCCGAACGGCTCGGTTATCAGGCCACGGATAAAATTCTCATCGTCAACGGCGATGACGCGGGCATGTGTCACGCGGCCAATCTGGCAACGATTGAATCACTCGAAAAAGGCGCGATGCGTTCGGCCACCCTCATGGTGCCGTGCCCGTGGTTTCCGGAGATGGCCGCGTACGCGCGGCAACACCCCGAGTCAAGTTTTGGCATCCATCTGTGCCATACGTCGGAGTGGATCAAGTATCGCTGGGGGCCGGTGGCAGATCGTCGGCTGGTGCCGGGGCTGCTGGATCCGGACGGCTATTTGTGGCACGAAGTGGAGGACGTTTACCAACACGCCCAACCCGAGGAAGCGCTGATTGAAGGGCGGGCGCAAATCAAAAAGGCGCTCGCGGCCGGAGTGGATGTCACCCATCTCGATTCGCACATGGGCACGCTGCAACTGAATCCTGATTACGTGAAAGTTTATGTGCAACTGGGACGCGAGTTTGATCTGCCGTTGCGCATGGCGTCGCAGAAAACTCTGGCGCGGTTTGGCCATCCGGACCTGCGCGCGCAAATTGCCGCCCAGGGAATTTTGTTCACGGACGATTTTGTTTACGAGGAACTGCCCGAGGAAAAAAACGGGGTGAAAGAGTTCTGGCTGCGCATCGTGAAAAATCTGAAGCCGGGAGTGACGGAACTTTTCATTCACGCCGCGCTGCCCACGGACGAGCTGAAAGCCATCACCGGCTCGTGGGCCACGCGCGCTGCGCAATACGAAGTTTTCACGCACGATGCGGACATGCAACGACTGCTCCAGGAAAACAATATCATCCTGATGGGCTACCGGCCGATCCGCGAATTGCAACGCGCCGAACGGCGGAGCGCGAACGCCAAATAA
- a CDS encoding SGNH/GDSL hydrolase family protein, with product MKAGDDFNWLSFKLSGGYNQTMIKHFLLGGAAVWAALLTTATAAPATFTLAGDWMVRVAVTEPSAISAVVAVTPPERFGVVNEPHAQLPLFNPAAGGWARGAALSALRTQETTAPGLLEADSFVLRAGPGSDAPIFERGKDYELDAQWATFGRTTNRVIRPDQIVYASYRHRLFRLDAVVLTAQGGILVRQGEPRAAAPLPPPIKAGERHLGNIWLSGDLVRLTADNLFPILETVYPALPQPKPAVAERLLPQTLRKLQSGEPLRVLAWGDSVTVGTFVPDWEQNRWQNQFVTRLRQRFPKANIELITEAWGGRNTSSYFNEPPGSPHNYREKVLDVKSDLIVSEFVNDAGLNPEQVEERYGQLRADFAAIGAEWIILTPHYVRPDWMGLDRQREIDDDPRPYVAGLRQFAARNQIALADAAKRYGRLWRQGIPYNTLMLNSINHPDERGMKIFADALLELFP from the coding sequence ATGAAAGCCGGGGATGATTTCAACTGGCTGTCGTTCAAACTGAGCGGCGGGTATAACCAAACCATGATCAAACATTTCTTGCTCGGCGGTGCCGCTGTGTGGGCGGCGTTACTGACCACCGCCACCGCGGCGCCGGCGACGTTCACTCTGGCGGGCGACTGGATGGTGCGCGTCGCAGTAACCGAACCAAGCGCAATCAGCGCCGTGGTCGCGGTCACGCCTCCGGAACGGTTCGGCGTGGTCAATGAACCGCACGCTCAACTGCCTTTGTTCAATCCCGCCGCCGGTGGTTGGGCGCGGGGTGCGGCTTTGTCGGCGCTGCGCACCCAGGAAACAACCGCGCCGGGATTGCTGGAGGCCGACAGCTTCGTGTTGCGCGCTGGCCCCGGATCGGACGCGCCGATTTTTGAGCGCGGCAAGGATTACGAGTTGGATGCGCAGTGGGCCACCTTCGGTCGCACCACCAACCGCGTGATTCGACCCGATCAAATCGTTTATGCCAGTTACCGCCACCGCTTGTTTCGCCTGGATGCCGTGGTGCTCACTGCTCAAGGTGGAATTTTGGTGCGCCAGGGCGAACCTCGCGCCGCAGCGCCATTGCCGCCGCCCATCAAAGCCGGCGAACGTCACTTGGGCAACATCTGGTTGTCCGGTGACCTCGTCCGGCTGACCGCCGATAATTTGTTTCCGATCCTGGAGACCGTTTATCCCGCGTTGCCCCAACCCAAGCCCGCAGTGGCCGAGCGTTTGTTGCCGCAGACGCTGCGGAAGCTTCAATCGGGCGAGCCACTGCGTGTGCTGGCGTGGGGTGACAGCGTTACGGTTGGCACGTTCGTGCCGGATTGGGAGCAAAACCGATGGCAGAATCAATTCGTGACCCGATTACGCCAGCGTTTTCCCAAGGCGAACATCGAATTGATCACCGAAGCCTGGGGCGGCCGCAACACCAGTAGTTATTTCAACGAACCGCCCGGCAGCCCGCATAACTACCGCGAGAAGGTGCTGGACGTGAAATCGGATTTGATCGTGTCCGAGTTTGTGAACGACGCGGGGCTGAACCCGGAACAGGTGGAGGAACGCTACGGCCAGCTGCGCGCGGATTTTGCCGCCATCGGTGCGGAGTGGATCATCCTCACGCCGCATTACGTGCGTCCGGACTGGATGGGGCTGGATCGGCAACGCGAAATTGACGATGACCCGCGACCGTACGTGGCTGGGTTACGACAGTTTGCCGCCCGAAATCAGATCGCTCTGGCGGACGCCGCCAAACGCTATGGCCGCTTGTGGCGTCAGGGCATTCCTTACAACACGCTGATGCTCAATTCCATCAATCATCCCGATGAACGCGGCATGAAAATCTTCGCCGATGCCTTGCTGGAATTGTTTCCCTGA
- a CDS encoding neutral/alkaline non-lysosomal ceramidase N-terminal domain-containing protein, which produces MNPTLLPFRCPIRQRGGIKPRGNSFRRRIGLIVTCVFIIGVAHADEGQLLAGAARVNLTPPLAMRVALGGYGERLSRPATGVHDAVWAKALVLTQGERKFALVTADVLAFPPQFKAAVVARLATTGWNANQILLLASHSHTSFDMMALHPGNRFDLPQMGIFHKELFERTAEQLAEVIRAAAQAIVPAQAGSANVTVPDRNRNRRSGLRTHDPSLTVTRVDTRSGQPLAVLVNWTAHPTFMDAEDMWFSGDWPGHLQRTLEALIGSNVVAMFYNGAEGDQSPTPPANVTSHWERAERYGREMGLEAWRVWEKIAPHEVTEFAWHTETIALPQITWHADFMKTGGTEYGLNKATIGNLLGALLPTQTHSTALRLGDLVILGVPGEMASELGLTIKAQAREFTDAKCVTIGGLADEWVSYILPATEWRKGGYEASVSFYGETLGDTVMAGVLRAARGLK; this is translated from the coding sequence ATGAACCCAACTCTCCTTCCGTTCCGATGCCCAATCCGTCAGCGGGGCGGGATCAAACCCAGGGGCAATTCTTTCCGGCGCCGGATCGGCCTCATCGTCACCTGCGTTTTCATCATCGGGGTGGCGCACGCGGATGAGGGTCAATTGCTGGCCGGGGCGGCCCGGGTGAATCTGACGCCGCCGTTGGCAATGCGGGTGGCGCTGGGCGGTTACGGCGAACGCCTGAGCCGTCCGGCGACCGGCGTTCACGATGCGGTTTGGGCAAAGGCATTGGTGCTGACGCAAGGCGAACGCAAATTTGCTCTGGTCACCGCGGACGTGCTGGCGTTTCCGCCACAGTTCAAAGCGGCAGTGGTCGCGCGACTGGCGACGACCGGTTGGAACGCCAATCAAATCCTGCTACTGGCCAGTCATTCTCACACGAGTTTCGACATGATGGCGCTGCATCCGGGCAACCGGTTTGATCTCCCGCAAATGGGCATTTTCCACAAGGAACTATTCGAGCGCACGGCGGAACAATTGGCCGAGGTCATCCGCGCGGCGGCCCAGGCAATCGTGCCGGCCCAGGCCGGTTCGGCGAACGTCACCGTGCCGGATCGCAATCGCAATCGGCGCTCCGGCTTGCGCACCCACGATCCGAGTTTGACCGTGACGCGAGTGGATACGCGCAGCGGTCAGCCGCTGGCCGTGCTCGTCAATTGGACCGCGCACCCCACGTTCATGGATGCCGAAGACATGTGGTTTTCGGGTGATTGGCCGGGGCACTTGCAGCGCACGCTGGAAGCGCTCATCGGATCGAACGTGGTCGCGATGTTTTACAACGGCGCGGAGGGTGATCAATCCCCCACGCCGCCCGCCAACGTGACGAGCCACTGGGAACGCGCCGAGCGTTACGGTCGCGAAATGGGCCTCGAGGCGTGGCGCGTTTGGGAAAAAATTGCGCCACACGAAGTCACGGAATTTGCATGGCACACGGAAACCATTGCGTTGCCCCAAATCACCTGGCACGCGGACTTCATGAAAACCGGCGGGACAGAATACGGTTTGAACAAAGCCACGATTGGCAATCTGCTGGGCGCGTTGCTGCCGACGCAAACGCACAGCACCGCGCTGCGTTTGGGCGACCTCGTCATTTTGGGAGTGCCGGGCGAAATGGCGTCCGAGTTGGGGCTGACCATCAAAGCCCAGGCGCGTGAATTTACCGACGCCAAGTGTGTGACCATCGGCGGCCTGGCTGACGAATGGGTGAGTTACATTTTACCGGCCACCGAATGGCGTAAAGGCGGGTACGAAGCGAGCGTCAGTTTTTACGGCGAAACCCTGGGCGACACCGTGATGGCGGGCGTCCTGCGCGCGGCGCGGGGATTGAAATAA
- a CDS encoding CocE/NonD family hydrolase yields MRTQCSVLPRAAWLGVGLLLGSWLAVVAATPVVFEANVMMTMRDGIKLAANVWRPQTEGRYPVILMRSPYGKMDENWGDAKRYTEAGYVMVTQDCRGRGQSEGVWDPFAYDVEDGFDTQEWVGQQPWCDGKIGTAGGSYVGWTQWASAAKASPYLQAMVPVVPFENAYEVAYDGGAMQLGLLMGWGALVGGADVKPERLIEVFQHLPLNTFGDQFAKKIFYLNDWVAHPTYDDYWQRRSIDHQFAEVTVPILNIGGWYDIFSKPTLEMAAQVRAQSRVREVRRNQVVVMGPWAHGVGGQKVGELDFGAAARFNTGEWQFKWFEFWLKGHETGVQDWPAYYLFVMGENQWRGENEWPLKRTQYASYYLHSGGQANSLNGDGRLDTIVPKQEPADVFTYDGKNPVPTTGGNNLIGAPAGPFDQTTVEQRNDVLVYSTAPLEQDVEVTGPVKLILHAASSARDTDFTAKLVDVHPDGKAYNLCDGIIRARHRHGPASSELLPPGQVERFEIDLWVTSNLFKRGHRIRLEVSSSNFPRFDRNPNSGKPFGTDTELLTAQQTIRHDAKHPSQLVLPIIPR; encoded by the coding sequence ATGAGGACCCAATGTTCTGTTTTGCCCCGGGCCGCGTGGCTCGGTGTCGGGCTGCTGCTTGGCTCGTGGTTGGCGGTCGTAGCCGCAACGCCGGTTGTCTTTGAAGCCAACGTCATGATGACCATGCGCGACGGGATCAAACTGGCCGCCAACGTGTGGCGCCCGCAAACTGAGGGGCGTTATCCCGTGATTTTGATGCGGTCGCCCTACGGCAAGATGGATGAAAATTGGGGCGACGCGAAACGCTATACCGAAGCGGGCTACGTGATGGTGACGCAGGATTGTCGCGGGCGCGGCCAATCGGAAGGAGTGTGGGATCCGTTTGCCTACGATGTGGAGGATGGGTTTGACACGCAGGAATGGGTGGGCCAACAACCGTGGTGCGACGGCAAAATCGGTACAGCCGGCGGTTCGTACGTGGGTTGGACTCAATGGGCCTCCGCCGCGAAGGCGAGTCCATATCTCCAGGCGATGGTGCCGGTGGTGCCGTTTGAAAACGCTTACGAAGTGGCTTACGACGGCGGCGCCATGCAACTAGGTTTGTTGATGGGCTGGGGTGCGCTGGTCGGCGGGGCGGACGTTAAACCGGAACGATTAATCGAGGTGTTTCAACATCTTCCGCTCAACACTTTTGGCGATCAATTTGCCAAGAAAATTTTCTATCTCAACGACTGGGTTGCGCATCCCACCTACGATGATTATTGGCAACGGCGGAGCATTGACCATCAGTTCGCCGAGGTAACGGTGCCGATCCTGAACATCGGCGGCTGGTATGACATTTTTTCCAAACCCACATTGGAGATGGCGGCCCAGGTGCGCGCGCAATCCCGGGTGCGCGAAGTGCGGCGCAATCAAGTGGTGGTGATGGGGCCGTGGGCGCACGGGGTGGGCGGGCAAAAAGTGGGCGAGCTGGATTTTGGCGCGGCGGCGCGCTTCAACACCGGCGAATGGCAGTTCAAGTGGTTCGAGTTTTGGTTGAAAGGCCATGAAACCGGCGTGCAAGACTGGCCCGCCTATTACCTGTTTGTGATGGGCGAAAACCAGTGGCGCGGCGAAAATGAATGGCCGCTCAAGCGCACGCAATACGCGTCCTACTACTTGCACAGCGGCGGCCAGGCCAATTCGCTGAACGGCGATGGTCGCCTCGATACCATCGTGCCGAAACAGGAGCCGGCGGATGTGTTTACCTATGACGGCAAAAACCCCGTGCCCACCACGGGCGGCAACAACCTGATCGGCGCGCCCGCCGGTCCGTTCGATCAAACCACCGTGGAACAACGCAACGATGTGCTGGTTTATTCCACGGCCCCGCTGGAACAGGACGTGGAGGTGACGGGGCCGGTAAAGTTGATTTTGCACGCGGCCTCCAGTGCGCGGGACACGGATTTCACCGCCAAACTCGTGGACGTGCATCCGGACGGCAAAGCTTACAATTTGTGCGACGGCATCATCCGCGCGCGCCATCGGCACGGCCCGGCATCATCGGAGTTGCTGCCGCCGGGTCAGGTTGAGCGCTTCGAAATTGATCTGTGGGTCACGAGTAATTTATTCAAACGCGGGCATCGCATCCGACTGGAAGTTTCCAGCAGCAACTTCCCGCGCTTCGACCGCAATCCGAACAGCGGCAAACCGTTTGGCACCGACACCGAATTGCTGACGGCGCAACAAACCATCCGCCATGATGCGAAACATCCCTCGCAGTTGGTGCTGCCAATCATTCCACGATGA
- a CDS encoding aldolase/citrate lyase family protein, with the protein MPTKKTKSTQTKFQNSVKAKLRRGESVIGATISVNNVEVAVQCAALGFDFIWLEMEHAPLSLEMVRHTVLATRGLPAVPFARPPTNELWTAKRVLDAGVLGVIFPFTRTPELARQAVAACRYPPRGLRGSGANLAQFRWPAPEGYYDFADENVLVVAIVEEQQGLEQVETIAATPGIDVLFIGTSDLSFALGLRGDQNHPRLEAAIARIVAAGKKHGKYLGRPAITAEQIQRCQKQGFRFFQSAADIDLLTVGATQLLKPFGKARESAFVGGL; encoded by the coding sequence ATGCCCACTAAAAAAACCAAATCCACCCAAACGAAATTCCAAAATTCCGTCAAAGCCAAACTGCGCCGTGGCGAGTCCGTGATCGGTGCGACCATCAGCGTCAACAACGTGGAAGTGGCGGTCCAGTGCGCCGCGCTCGGCTTCGATTTCATCTGGCTTGAAATGGAGCACGCGCCGTTAAGCCTCGAGATGGTGCGCCACACCGTGCTGGCCACGCGCGGACTGCCCGCCGTGCCGTTCGCGCGGCCGCCAACGAATGAGCTATGGACCGCCAAACGCGTGCTGGATGCCGGCGTGCTGGGCGTGATCTTTCCCTTCACCCGCACGCCCGAACTGGCCCGCCAGGCCGTGGCCGCGTGCCGCTATCCGCCGCGCGGTTTGCGCGGTTCGGGCGCGAACCTCGCGCAGTTCCGCTGGCCGGCGCCGGAAGGTTATTACGATTTTGCGGACGAGAACGTGCTGGTCGTGGCCATCGTCGAGGAACAACAGGGACTCGAACAGGTGGAAACCATCGCCGCCACCCCGGGCATTGACGTGCTGTTCATCGGCACGAGCGACTTGTCCTTCGCGCTCGGACTGCGCGGCGATCAGAACCATCCCCGACTGGAGGCGGCCATCGCGCGGATTGTAGCCGCCGGCAAAAAGCACGGAAAATACCTGGGTCGCCCCGCGATCACGGCGGAGCAAATTCAACGCTGCCAGAAACAGGGCTTCCGCTTTTTCCAAAGCGCAGCGGATATTGATTTGCTGACGGTGGGCGCGACGCAACTGCTGAAACCGTTTGGCAAAGCCCGCGAATCCGCCTTTGTCGGCGGACTTTGA